The region CTCCAATCCTGCTGCTTCTGCTCCGGCTTGGTCTGGGCGCGAGGTGGTCTTGCGAAAAATATCCATGCTCCCACCCTAAGGAAAGAACAACCGCTTTGCGGTGCTACTATGTTTTACATAGTACTTGTTATAGGAAGGTACTTAGATGAAGGATTCCCAACTTCGCAAAGGTGCACTCGAACTCATCGTGCTAGCCCTGCTAAGCAGCCAGCCCTCCTATGGCGGGCAACTGCGCCAGCGCTTATACGACGAGGTTGGCCAAGAGATTTCCGAGGGCACCCTCTACCCCCTCCTAGCCCGATTGAAAAAGGCCAACCGCCTGGACACCCACTGGGAAGAATCCCCCTCGGGACCACCCCGCAAGGTCTATGCGCTTAACGATGCCGGCCTCCACCACCTTCGCACCCTCACCCACGACTGGCAGCAGCTCAATAAGGCTGTCGATACCGCACTGAAAGGACACTAAACATGGCTTTACCCATCGGACTTCCCTGGAAGCGCGAACTTAGCCTGCGCAGCTTCGAACCCGAAAACCCAAAGCTTTTCGTACCCCGTCGCTTCGGCATTGGCTGGGACCTCAACTTCGGCGCCATTGCTGCCAAGCTCGGAATCATTCGACCGGATGATTCGCTTCCCGACCTTGCGCCCTATGTTCCGAAGGCTCTGTCTCGCACACTAACTACCGCACCGTGGTTGCTCGCCGCAGCCAACGGCGTGCTCGCCGCCAAGCTCGCCACCAAGAAAGGCGCTGCCATCAACTGGTCGCTGACCGGTAAGCCCAAGGACTACGCCAGCGGCAAGACTGTCGCCGCCATCGCCGGTAGAGTCTCCGCAGCTTCACTGCTGCTGCCCGCACTTGGTGCAGCACTAGATAATAAGGAAAGCGACCCCAGCGTCGACCTAGCAACAGCTAGCCAAGACCTCGGCCTGCAAACCCTAGTCACCATGCTGTTAGTAGGCACCCTGCGCGAACGCAACGAACCCGGCAAGCGTCAGATGCTCGTAGCTACTGCTCCCCTAGCGCTTTTCGCCGTTACCGGCACCGCCTTCGTCGGCACCGTGAAGGTCGCCCTCAACCAAGTCTCGGCATCGCTGCGGAACTAGCCGCTCAGTAAAACGCGGATACAGCGAAACCCCAGGCCGTTGTTTGGCCTGGGGTTTCTAGTTTGTTGCTTAGACGTTCATTTTGATACAAGGCTCTAGCTGGGTGCAAAAGTCGCGAGGGTGGGTGCAACCGCATGGCAGGTGGGTGCATAACGACGCGCGGTGGGTGCATTTCGTCTTGACAAGAGCGCCGAGTGAGTTCCGGGTGATTACCAGCAGCGTATTCGGTACGCTAGGGGCTAGTTACATAGCTGCGTTCGTTCTATTTTGGGAGTGTGTTAACCGATGGTGCTGTAATCTCCGCTCGGCTGTGCCGAGAAACGATCAAGTGTTTCGACGGCTTTGGAGATCACTATGCCCATTCTCGAGGTAACCAATCTTTCTTTTTCATTTTCCGCCCAGCCACTCCTAGATGGCATCTCATTCACCGTTGGCAACGGTGAGCGCGCGGTACTTGTGGGGCCAAACGGCTCTGGTAAAACCACGCTGCTGCGCCTTATACGTGGAGAGCTAACCCCCGATCGAGGCCACATCACCATCAGTGATGCAGGAGATGCAGGTTCTTGTCGTTTCCCATATGTTCGTGACGCCACTGGCACGGTTCAGGACTACCTGGATGATGTGTTGGCTGGCCCACGGGAGTTGCTCGCTCGCTTCGACCGGTTGACGGAGCAACTATCAAATGCCCCACGCTCAACGATTGTTGTTGAAGAATATGACCGCCTACTCACCAAGCTAAGCCTGACTGACGCATGGTCGCTTGAAGCTCGAATCGACGAAGTACTCGCCGGTTTAGGGCTAGGTCAACTGACTGGACGTGGTCGACAGCGCGCACTTGCCACACTATCCCCGGGGCAAGCAGGCAGGCTCGAACTGGCGGGGATCATTTTGACTAGACCTGCACTTTTGGTCTTGGATGAGCCCACCAATCATCTTGACGACGATGCGATAGCGTTCCTGATCGAGCAAATAACAGATTGGCCAGGGCCAGTGCTCATGGCCAGTCATAATCGTGCGTTTATTGAAGAAACAGCCACGGTCATCTATGACCTTGATGTTGCCCCATGGCAGGCTGTAGCCACAGCCGAAGGTGGCGACGTGGTGTCGGGTGTGTACCGATGCGCTGGTGCCTACAGTGATTATCTTGCCGCTAAACGACATGCCCGTATGGAGCATCGGAAGCTTCACGCCATCCAGCGATCTGAAAAGCGCGCGATTCAAAGTCATCGCCGTCGCAGTGAGGATATTTCTCGTGGTGGGGTAAAATTAGCGACTGCTCAGGGCAAGGCACGTAAATTCTTTTCTGACCGGGCAGAAAAGACCGCACTGCGACGCACCCGTAACGACGATCAACGCCTAGAAGAGCTTGCTGAGCGTGAGGTGCGAAAACCCCGCAACTATCACCTCAAGCTCAACCTTCCGCCAGTTGACCCACGTGGCGGGTTGGCCGTCACCGCACGAAGCGCCACCGTTTCAGGCAGACTGCTCCCAGTCACGTTCGACCTTGCCACAGGAGAACATCTATTACTGACTGGCGCGAACGGGGCAGGAAAAACCACGCTCCTCGCTTGGATCGCAAGCGGCAAACCGCCACGCGACACTAGATCCAATGCCAGTGGCACCATCTCCGTTAACGGGCAGCTTGCTTACGTCCCACAGCGCCTACCACGCACAGACGACCCCTACTTTCACCCAGAACATTGGACCAGCGGGATCGGAGACCTCGGCAAGGGAATACTCCACCCCTCCACGTGGACCATCCCAGTCGGCCAACTGTCAGATGGAAACCAGCGTCGAGCCCAGATCGCGTTAGCCGTGGCGCAGAAACCCGAGATTCTAATCATTGACGAACCAACCAACTACCTCGACCTAGCCACGATTGAAGAACTAGAGGACGCACTACGCCAATGGAACGGCACACTCATCATCGCCAGTCACGACCGCTGGCTCATCAACTGCTGGCAAGGAACACAACTCGAGCTAAGCCCCGCAGACACAACGCCAGGATCAACAAATCCCCTCTGACTTTTAGCATCTCGCGTTATGAACCCGTTGGAGACACGGTGGTGCCGTCTTTAAGTGTGAGTTTGATAGTGCCGTCGGCTGTGATGGTGGCGTGGTCGACGAGGATGTTCCAGGCTTGGTCGCTGTAATCGAGGGGTGGCTGGGCGGCGAGATAGTCGCGGACTTCTATGGCCTGGGCTCGGCGGTATGCGGTTACCCTCGAGTAGTGGACACCCGATTAGGACGGATACTGTGTCCGTCAGAGAGGATGTTCATTATGAGTCAAACACGCCGGAAGTACACCTCGGAGTATCGGGCGGAGGCAGCCAGGCTGGTCATTGAGACTGGTCGGCCGATTGCTCACGTTGCTGAGGAAATCGGAGTCAGCGCCGGTTTGTTGGGCAGGTGGGTCAAAAATGAGCGCGAACGCCAGGGAACCGTCGACGGGATGAGCCAGGCCGATCTACGTGCTGAGAACGCCAGGCTGCGCCGTGAGTTGGCTGAGGCTCGAATGGATAACGAGTTCTTGTCAAAAGCAACAGCCTTCTTCGCTGCGAAGCAACGACAGCGGAACGATTCGAACTAATGCAGCGGGAGAAGGCGAACTACAGCATCAAGCGCATGGCCAGGCTTTTGAAGGTATCTCGTTCTGGCTTCTATAAGTGGGTCTACAAGCAGTGGCAGCGCGATTGCGGCGAGGATAGGCGCCAGAACTACTTAGAGGCGCTGGACAAGCAGATTAAGAAGATTTGGGATGAATCAGATGAAGTCTACGGCTCACCACGGATCACTGCGGAACTAGCCGATTACGGCTTCTATCCTGACCGCAAAACGGTTGCCAAAAGGATGCGCCTGATGGGTATCGAAGGCATCTCGCCACGCAGGTTCGCTCCTGTCACGACCATCCAGTCCGAGCACGGGTCGAATCTTCCTGACCTGGTTAAGCGCCTGTTTGATGCTGGTGATATTAACCGGGTATGGCTATCGGATATTACCTATCTGCGCACCGGTGAAGGCTGGTTGTACCTGTGCGTTATCCGCGATGGGCATTCCCGCCGGGTACTGGGATAGGCGATGGATTCTGCTCAGACAACGGACTTGGTGGAACGTGCACTGCGCATGGCGCACACGCTGCGCGGTGAAGTACCTGATGGTCTGGTGTTTCACGCTGACCGTGGGTGCCAGTTCACCAGCACACAGATGTGGCAGGTTTGTCAGGAACTAGGGATTTCCCAATCTGTGGGCCGTACAGGGGTGTGCTTTGATAACGCGATGAGCGAGTCGTTTTGGTCCACGCTCAAGACCGAGTTCTATGACCGGTCAACGTGGGTCACCAGGGACCAGGCATGCAAGGCGGTGGCCTATTGGATTGAAGTGGTCTACAACCGGCGGCGCCGACACTCAGCCATCAGGATGATCCCACCCGTTACCTTCGAAAACCAAACCACCCAAGAAAAGACCCCAACTACCGCGGCCAATACTAAAGCCGCTTAACTACGTGTCCACGATTTGCGGGCAACCCCACCAACAACAAGGTGGGACGGTGGGCAAATGGCGTGTAGGCGAATCGGGGTGACACCGCTTCGCAGGGTTTATGGGCTGCGCAACAATGGCACCACTCATCGTCCCAAGCGACTCCGCAGGCAAAACTGCCTTCTACGGGTCAACCCATTGACGAATAAATTCCATCCCCAGCCCGTCAAGACAACAACACATGGTCAAAACAGCGGTAGTAAAGATAGCGCTACCCATCTTCAGACCCCGGATGGTAAGCGTTGCAACTTCCATCATCGAGGACCTCGACCCCCTACCCCATCATCCGCGAAGACCCACTTTACGTTAACCCTAAAATCGAAATGCCGTGGCTTACCGCGCCACGGCATTTCATCCTACGACTGGCTTTCGCTAGTGAGCATGAGACCTATCTAGCAATCGTCCTTTTTACAGAGGAGTCGCTTCGACCACAATGTTGTCGGCATATCCAAGCGTGCCGCCGACGAACTCGCCACCACAGGTAATGAGGACGAGTTCATTCTCACCGGTGGAGCGATTAACGCTTTCCGGCAACTCCGCACCCTTCACAACGCGGATAGGGTCCTTCGAGACGGTGAATTGACGTTCCTCGCCATCTACAATTACCGAAACCACATCACCGGGTCTAAGCTCGGGAAATTTTGCAGCAAACCCATCGCCTTGGTCAATTTCATTAACATGACCGGTAATCACGGAAGTACCTACAGTAGGCCCCTCCTGCCCTGGAACAGCCGAAGCCGAGTACCAACCCACTTTAGACACATCCTCCGGGGGTATGAGCGCTCCCTGATCTGTTAACTGAACGAATTCAACTTTGGCTGATTCACCACCAATCTTCAGCTGCATCTCATTTACGCCGTCACGAATGCCTGGAGCAGGTTCCGGCAAATCTGTCTGAGCAACCGGTAGCTGCTCGCCAGCGCCCGAATCAGAGGTCTCCGAAGAACGAAGTCCGGCGTAAAGCGCGACACCCGCGAGTAAGGCTATCAAGACGACCGTGAGGAGCAGAAGGATCCATCTAGAGGCGCCCGCTTTATGAGAGTGCTCGTCAATAGAGCTTTCTTTTGCTTCCAGCGCCGTTTTATTCGACGGACTCTTCTGGTCACTCATGGACAATGATCTCCTTAAATCGACGACCAGCGTGGATCCCGCGCCGATCAGCAAAACCCAAGCGTGGCCTTGATCGCGCTGCCGACGACCTCGCTTGCGGGCTTGCGCGGGGCTACCAGCCCGACCGCGGTGATGATCCCGATGAGAAACGCCGGGACGGCGAGGAAGGTGCCCTCGTCGGTGTTGACCGTGATGTCGAGGTATCCCTCGGGAATCTTCATTCCGGCGGTGCCGTAGCCGTACACGCCCATCGTGCCGAGGTGCACGACGTGCACGTCGAGGCCGGACTCGACGATGGCCACCAGCAGGTTGTGGGTGGCGTTGACGTTGTTGTTCACCGTGTAGCGCTTCGTGCGCTGGTTCTTCATCGAGTAGGGTGCCGCGCGCTGCTCGGCGAAGTGCACGACGGCGTCGGGTGCGAACTCGGTGATGAAGCCGGCCAGGGCCTCGTAATCCTCGGCGACATCAATGTTGCGGAATCCGATCTCCTTGCCGGAGACCTCTTTCCAAGCTGCGAGACGTTCATCGATCGATGCGATCGGGGTCAGCGACTCTGCGCCGAGCTCCTCATCGATCCGGCGACGTGAGAGGTTGTCCACGATGACCACGTCGTGACCGAGGTCCGAGAGGTGGAGGGAGGCGGGCCAGCCGCAGAATCCGTCTCCGCCCAGAATCGCAATCTTCACTACTGACAACTTTTCTCTGACATTCCTAAAGGTCCGGCTTGTGGCGCGGGGTTCCTGCCAACGTTACCCGCGACTCTGGGGTTTCGCTGAGTAAACCCCGGCGCGGCCAGGTGAACGTCAGGTGACACTTGCGCGGCAGGCGGAAAGATTTCCATTAGTTTTCCACCGCGAAGCACATCCGGGAGGTATCGTTGTGGGGCATGAAACCAGACAGCACAGCACCCGTCATCATCGTCGGTACAGGACTTTCCGGCATGGTGGCCGGATACGAGGCGTCGCAGGCCGGACGACACGTCATCTTCGTTGACCAGGAAAGTCGTGAAAACCTCGGTGGCCAGGCATTCTGGTCGCTCGGTGGCCTGTTCATGGTGGGCTCACCGGAACAGAAGATGATGCGCGTCAGCGACTACGAGGACCTGGCCTGGATGGACTGGGAGAACTCGGCCGACTACGACCAGAGCGACAACGACAAGTGGCCGCGTCAGTGGGGGCGTGAGTTCGTCCGCTTCGCCGCACACGAGATGCACTCCTACCTGAAGAACCTCGGCCTGCGCGTGCTGCCGACCATCGGCTGGGCCGAGCGCGGCTCCGGCGACGCCTCCGGCCACGGTAACTCGGTGCCCCGCTTCCACGTCACCTGGGGAACTGGCCCGGAGGTCGTGCGCGTGTTCCGTGAGCCGCTGCTCGAGGCGGAAAAGGCGGGCAAGGTCGAATTCCGCTTCCGCCACCGCGTTGATGACGTCATCGTCGAAAACGGCCGCGCGGTCGGTGTGCGTGGCGTGGTGCTCGACGCTGACGACTCGGTGCGGGGCGCGGCATCGAACGACACCGAGGGTGAGGCCTTCGAGATCCGCGGTGCCGCAGTCGTCATCGCCACCGGTGGTATCGGCGGTAACCTGGACAAGGTGCGGCAGATGTGGCCGGATGACCGCTGGGGCCCCTGCCCGGAGTACATGGTCACCGGCGTGCCGGCCTACGTTGACGGGCGCGGCATTGACATCGCCTCCGCCGCCGGTGCCAACCTGGTCAACACGGACCGCATGTGGCACTACCCGGAGGGCATGATCAACTGGGATCCGATCTGGCCGAACCACGGCATCCGCATCATTCCCGGCCCGTCAGCCATCTGGATGGATGCCACCGGCAAGCGCTTGCCGACGCACCTTTTCCCGGGTTCCGACAACCTCGCGGCGCTGTCCCACATCGGACGCACCGGCCACGGCTATTCCTGGTTCATTCTCAACCAGGCGATTGCCGACAAGGAGTTCATCTTCTCCGGTTCCGAGCAGAACTCGGACCTGACCGACAAGGAGATCAAGAAGCTGTTGGGCAAGATCGGCCCGGGCACCCCAGTTGCGATCAAGGCCTTCCAGGAAAACGGCGTGGACTGGGTCACCGCGAATTCTGTTCAGGATCTGGTCAAGGGCATGAACGAAGTGGGCGACGTCGAGATCGACGCCTCCTTCGTCGAGCGTCAGCTACTCGAGCGCGATGCACAGCTCTCCAACAGCTTCTCCAAGGACATCCAGGTCAACTACATCCGTATGGCGCGTCAGTTCCTCGGCGACAAGATCGTGCGCGTACACCCGCCGCACCGGATTCTCGACGAGTCCAAGGGCCCACTGATCGCCGTTCGCCTGCACATCCTCACCCGCAAGACGCTGGGCGGCATCGAGACTGACCTGTCGGGTCGTGCACTGCACTCGGATGGTTCGGTCTTCGAGGGGCTCTACGCCTGCGGTGAGGCCGCCGGATTCGGCGGTGGCGGAATGCACGGCAAGAACGCCCTGGAGGGCACCTTCCTCGGCGGCTGCATCCACTCCGGCAAGCGCGTCGGGGAGGCTCTGGGCAGGAGATAGTGCCGGTCACGGGCGAGTGAAACCCGTGGTTCGGCAAGGACTAAACTTGAAGTTAAGCGTCCAATCTACGGAGAGATGTTCAGCATGACCAAGGCCAAGTCGGTAGCATTCGTTCTATCATTCGTTGCGCTGATCAGCGTCCTCCTCCTGCCGCTGGGCTCGCTTTCCTGGCAGGGGCAGATCGCCCTGGGGCTGCTTGCCTTCGCAGTGATCATGTGGGTCTCCGAGGCAGTGAGCTACCCGGTCAGTGCACTGCTGATTATCGGATTGATCTCGCTGCTCGTCGGGCTCTCCCCGGACCCGGAATCACCCGGTGAGCAGTTCGGCACCGGAGAAGCTCTGCGCATTGCGCTGGACGGTTTCTCCTCCTCGGCAGTCGCCCTGGTCGCCGCTGCGCTCGCGCTGGCGGTGGCGATGCAGGCGACGGGTCTGCACCGGCGTATCGCCCTGTATGTGCTCAAGGTGGCGGGGGATAAGACCTCCCGCATTGTCGTCGGGGCGATCGCCATCTCGATCATTCTCGCGTTCTTCGTGCCCTCGGCCACCGCACGCGGCGGTGCCGTGGTGCCGATTCTGCTCGGCATGGTCGCGGCCTTCGGGCTCGCCGTCGATTCCAAGTTGTCCGCCCTGCTGGTGATCACCGCAACACAGGCGGTGTCGGTGTGGAATGTTGGTATCAAGACCGCGGCGGCCCAGAACATGGTGGCCGTGGGGTTCATCGAGGATCAGATGGACACGACGGTGTCGTGGGGCCAGTGGTTCCTCTGGGCCGCGCCGTGGTCGATCCTGATGTCTGTCGCCCTATACTTCATCATGCGCGCGGCAGTCAAACCCGAGGTCGAGTCCATTGAAGGGGGCCGCGAGCTTGTCGATGCCCAGCTTGCCGAGATGGGCCCGATGACGGGGGCCGAGAAGCGGCTTACCGCGATCGCTATCATCCTGCTCGGGTTCTGGGCGACGGAAGGGGTCCTGCACCCGGTCGATTCCTCCGTGATCACGCTCGTCGCTGTAGGCCTCATGCTGCTGCCGGGCGTCGGTGTCATGGAGTGGAAGTACGCGCAGGATCACATCAACTGGGGCACTCTGATTGTCTTCGCGGTGGGTATCTCGCTGGGTAGCTTCTTGCTCGACACCGGCGCCGCAGCCTGGCTCTCCGAGCGGACCTTTGGGGTGCTTGGCCTGGCGGGGATGCCGATTCTGGCCACCATCGCCATCGTCTCGCTGTTCAACATCCTCATCCACCTCGGGTTCGCATCAGCGACCTCGCTGGCCTCCGCACTCATCCCGGTGTTCATCTCCCTCGCCGCGACACTCGACGTCCCCAACGGCGGAATCGGGTTCGTCATCATCCAGCAGTTCGTGATCAGTTTCGGCTTCCTCCTGCCGGTCTCGGCCCCGCAGAACATGCTCGCCTACGGCACGGGCGCGTTTACCACCCGGCAATTCCTGAAGACGGGCATCCCGCTGACGATCGTCGGGTACCTCCTTGTCCTGCTTCTATCCGCGACGTACTGGAACTGGATCGGCCTAGTCTAGCGGCGGCGGGGGAGTGGGCGCTCCGGCCGGCGGGGCGATCTTGGGGTAGCGCCGTGTCGGTTCTTCAGGCGTGTCAGGCTGGCCGCAGTCGACTGTGGAGAGTTTCTTTTGAGTCCACAGGCCGAGCGCAAAAACCGAGGCGCCGACGAGTCCTGCTACAACGAGGCCGGCGACGCCGCCGGGGCGAGCGCCCAGCCCGACCAGGATCCCGAACCAGCCGAAGTCGGCGTCGCCAAAGGTGGTGTTCGCGTCGCCGAAGGTGCCCAGGACTTTCAGCAGCGCCGCAGGCCAGAACGTGATGATCAAGCCGTTGACAAATCCCCCGAGTACAGCTCCGCACCGCCCGCCCGTGGCGTTGCCGTAGACGCCGGCGGCGCCGCCAGTGAAGAAGTGGGGGACAAGCCCTGGCAGGATCAGAGCCAGGGAGAACGCCGGGTTCGCGAGTACCGCAAGCCCGACCAGCCCGCCGGCGAACGAGGGGATAAAGCCGATGAGGACGGCGTTTTGCGCGTAGGGGAAGACGATTGGGGCGTCGAGTGCGGGGATGGCCCCGGGGACCACCTTGCTTGCGATGCCGTGGAATGCCGGGATGAGCTCGCCGAGGATCGTGCGCACGCCGAACAAGATCACCGCCACCGCGACGCCGAACTGCAGCCCGAGCGTGACTGCCTGCATGTAG is a window of Corynebacterium camporealensis DNA encoding:
- a CDS encoding DUF5808 domain-containing protein, which codes for MALPIGLPWKRELSLRSFEPENPKLFVPRRFGIGWDLNFGAIAAKLGIIRPDDSLPDLAPYVPKALSRTLTTAPWLLAAANGVLAAKLATKKGAAINWSLTGKPKDYASGKTVAAIAGRVSAASLLLPALGAALDNKESDPSVDLATASQDLGLQTLVTMLLVGTLRERNEPGKRQMLVATAPLALFAVTGTAFVGTVKVALNQVSASLRN
- a CDS encoding FAD-binding dehydrogenase — protein: MKPDSTAPVIIVGTGLSGMVAGYEASQAGRHVIFVDQESRENLGGQAFWSLGGLFMVGSPEQKMMRVSDYEDLAWMDWENSADYDQSDNDKWPRQWGREFVRFAAHEMHSYLKNLGLRVLPTIGWAERGSGDASGHGNSVPRFHVTWGTGPEVVRVFREPLLEAEKAGKVEFRFRHRVDDVIVENGRAVGVRGVVLDADDSVRGAASNDTEGEAFEIRGAAVVIATGGIGGNLDKVRQMWPDDRWGPCPEYMVTGVPAYVDGRGIDIASAAGANLVNTDRMWHYPEGMINWDPIWPNHGIRIIPGPSAIWMDATGKRLPTHLFPGSDNLAALSHIGRTGHGYSWFILNQAIADKEFIFSGSEQNSDLTDKEIKKLLGKIGPGTPVAIKAFQENGVDWVTANSVQDLVKGMNEVGDVEIDASFVERQLLERDAQLSNSFSKDIQVNYIRMARQFLGDKIVRVHPPHRILDESKGPLIAVRLHILTRKTLGGIETDLSGRALHSDGSVFEGLYACGEAAGFGGGGMHGKNALEGTFLGGCIHSGKRVGEALGRR
- a CDS encoding ABC-F family ATP-binding cassette domain-containing protein; translation: MPILEVTNLSFSFSAQPLLDGISFTVGNGERAVLVGPNGSGKTTLLRLIRGELTPDRGHITISDAGDAGSCRFPYVRDATGTVQDYLDDVLAGPRELLARFDRLTEQLSNAPRSTIVVEEYDRLLTKLSLTDAWSLEARIDEVLAGLGLGQLTGRGRQRALATLSPGQAGRLELAGIILTRPALLVLDEPTNHLDDDAIAFLIEQITDWPGPVLMASHNRAFIEETATVIYDLDVAPWQAVATAEGGDVVSGVYRCAGAYSDYLAAKRHARMEHRKLHAIQRSEKRAIQSHRRRSEDISRGGVKLATAQGKARKFFSDRAEKTALRRTRNDDQRLEELAEREVRKPRNYHLKLNLPPVDPRGGLAVTARSATVSGRLLPVTFDLATGEHLLLTGANGAGKTTLLAWIASGKPPRDTRSNASGTISVNGQLAYVPQRLPRTDDPYFHPEHWTSGIGDLGKGILHPSTWTIPVGQLSDGNQRRAQIALAVAQKPEILIIDEPTNYLDLATIEELEDALRQWNGTLIIASHDRWLINCWQGTQLELSPADTTPGSTNPL
- a CDS encoding class F sortase, whose amino-acid sequence is MSDQKSPSNKTALEAKESSIDEHSHKAGASRWILLLLTVVLIALLAGVALYAGLRSSETSDSGAGEQLPVAQTDLPEPAPGIRDGVNEMQLKIGGESAKVEFVQLTDQGALIPPEDVSKVGWYSASAVPGQEGPTVGTSVITGHVNEIDQGDGFAAKFPELRPGDVVSVIVDGEERQFTVSKDPIRVVKGAELPESVNRSTGENELVLITCGGEFVGGTLGYADNIVVEATPL
- a CDS encoding SLC13 family permease, coding for MTKAKSVAFVLSFVALISVLLLPLGSLSWQGQIALGLLAFAVIMWVSEAVSYPVSALLIIGLISLLVGLSPDPESPGEQFGTGEALRIALDGFSSSAVALVAAALALAVAMQATGLHRRIALYVLKVAGDKTSRIVVGAIAISIILAFFVPSATARGGAVVPILLGMVAAFGLAVDSKLSALLVITATQAVSVWNVGIKTAAAQNMVAVGFIEDQMDTTVSWGQWFLWAAPWSILMSVALYFIMRAAVKPEVESIEGGRELVDAQLAEMGPMTGAEKRLTAIAIILLGFWATEGVLHPVDSSVITLVAVGLMLLPGVGVMEWKYAQDHINWGTLIVFAVGISLGSFLLDTGAAAWLSERTFGVLGLAGMPILATIAIVSLFNILIHLGFASATSLASALIPVFISLAATLDVPNGGIGFVIIQQFVISFGFLLPVSAPQNMLAYGTGAFTTRQFLKTGIPLTIVGYLLVLLLSATYWNWIGLV
- a CDS encoding PadR family transcriptional regulator, which encodes MKDSQLRKGALELIVLALLSSQPSYGGQLRQRLYDEVGQEISEGTLYPLLARLKKANRLDTHWEESPSGPPRKVYALNDAGLHHLRTLTHDWQQLNKAVDTALKGH